The genomic window CGGGTGGGGCAGCAGGCGGTTGAACTGGTGGCACAGATTGGAGAACAGGCGCTGGTCGTTGGCGCGCTGCAACCGCGCCAGCTCCGGCTGGTGCATGCTCGCCGCCCAGAACGTCAGCCAGACGCGCATGGCGGTGCCGTTGGTCTGGCTGTCGTCGAAGTTGCCATCGACGATGGCACGCAGCTGGCCGCGCGGATCGTCGCCGGCAGCGTCGCGATAGCGGGCCACGGCGACCTTGAGCTCACGCAGGATCTGCCGCATCGCGGCATTGAGCAGGCCGTCCTTGTCACCGAAATAGTGGGCGACGATGCCGCTGGACAGGCCGGCCTTGCGGGCGATGGTCGCCACGGTGGCATCGGCCATGCCGATCTCGTCGATGGTCTGGAAAGTGGCCCGGATCAGCTGCTCGCGGCGGACCGGTTCCACGCCTTTCTTCGGCATCGTCCCTCCAATGAATGCAGCCCGGAATGACCGGGCAGGACCCCATCATACTTTTTATTGATTGAACGTTCAATCAATAAACCCTACGATGCCCGTCGCGCCCCCACGCCATGGGCCCGGTTCCCGGTCCGGCCCCGCCCATGTGCCCCCCTGGACTGATGAGACGACCCCATGTCTGCCCTGGCTCATCCCAAGCGCTCGCCCCTGCGCTTGAACCGTTTCGTGTTCTTCAGCGCGTCGATCTCGATCGGCATCCTCGGCGCCCTGACCGTGTTCTACCCCGATGCC from Stenotrophomonas sp. 704A1 includes these protein-coding regions:
- the betI gene encoding transcriptional regulator BetI is translated as MPKKGVEPVRREQLIRATFQTIDEIGMADATVATIARKAGLSSGIVAHYFGDKDGLLNAAMRQILRELKVAVARYRDAAGDDPRGQLRAIVDGNFDDSQTNGTAMRVWLTFWAASMHQPELARLQRANDQRLFSNLCHQFNRLLPHPQARLAARGLAAMIDGLWLRGSLVGGDFNADKARRIAYGYIDFQLQADAL